The genomic stretch TACCAAAACTACATAATCTATTTCTTTTAATTGATTCAAACCTTTGTGATAACGCGATTCAATACGAACTTTTTCGCTCATAGTAATGGAATCCATAACTGCAATGCTAGACTTTTTTTGCATAGCTTCTTCCCAAATTTCTTTGGCATTTCTTGTATCATAGGTTGATGTAGGAAATTTCAAACTATAGCCAGTTCTAGCTCGTTGAGCATTTGTTTTACGGAATGAATCGTAATTAACATTATTTTTATTATGAATAAATAATGTGTTATTCTCTGTCATTTTCAACGAATCTATGTTTATTTCTTCTTCAATAGAAGTGTCAATAATAGCAGAAATAATTTCCATTTCATCTTTGGTATGAATTACTTTGACTGCAGTATTAAATTCTTGAAGCTTTTCAATAGAAGCGACTTTGGTAATCATTGAATCTAATTCACTATTTGTTTCTGTTGCTAATTGGTTGTAGACTTCTGAGCGAATTGTTACGAATGGTTCTGGTTCAGTATTACAAGAAGTAAAAATGCACAAGCATATGCATATTAGTAGTAAAGGTGTTCTCATTTGTTAATTGTTTTTAGGATTAATCGTCATATCTAGATAATTCGCGATCATAAAAGTCGTTTGCGGCTTGGATTAAATTTTCGGATTCAGAAGCCAATTCTTTTTCGTCTTCTTTATCAAATTCTTCTAACCATTCTACTTCATCATTTTCTAGATTGATGATGAATCTTGGGAATTCGGTATGTATAATGAAAATTGCATCGGGATAATCTGTATTATCGCCCAATAAAAATTTAGGAAACTCCATAAATAGCTTGATTTTTAATAAGTTTTTTTGATAAATAATTGAATCTAATATACAATAATATTGCAGAAACGGTCAATCCGACGAGTAAACCCACCCAGATTCCTGCACTTTTGTATTCGGTGTGTAATCCGAGATAGTACGAAGTTGGAAAACCAACCATCCAATACGCGAAAAATGTGATGAATGCCGGAATTTTAACATCTTGTAAACCGCGTAAAATACCCAAACCAACCACTTGAATTCCGTCTGAAATTTGAAAGAATGCAGCAACTAAGAGTAATTTGCCCGCAACCATAATTACTTCCTGATTGTCTACAAAGTTTACAGTATCTGTTTCGTTGATATATAAGGTTGGAAACCAGTTATTAAACACCATAAACATGATTGCGAAAAATATGTCAATAATCAACACTAATAGAAAAAGAGAAAATGCAATTCGGCGTAATTCTCCAAAACGACGCAATCCTTTTTGATTTCCTACTCTGATTGTTGCCGCAACACTTAATCCCATTGCAACCATAAACGTCATGGAAGAAAGGTTTAATGCGATTTGATTTGCCGCTTGTGAATTCTTCCCTAAAATACCTGACAACCAAATGGCAGCCGTAAAAATTCCTACTTCAAAAAGCATTTGTAACGACGATGGAAAACCTAAGGAGATAATCTTTTTTAATACTGATTTTTTAATTTCTTTAAAGTTGAAATTGGTAACGTATTCTTTAAATTTGTTTTTGTAACGTAATAATAACCAGATAAATACCAACATGACTATTCGTGAAACTAAGGTTCCGATTGCTGCGCCAATAATTCCCCATTTAGGGAAAATCCAGATTCCAAAAATTAAAAAATAGTTGATAATGATGTTTACTACATTTGCCAATAATGTTGCCCACATGGCGTATTTTGTTTGCGATAAACCATCTGCAAATTGCTTAAATGCCTGAAATATAATCAACGGAATTAAGGAAGCGGCAACTAAGTTTAGATACGGAATTGCTAAATCGACAACTTCTTCTGGTTGATCCATGATGTACATTAACGGTTTGGACATAATAGCACCAACAAAAACGATAATTGCAATAATAGTACAAAGGATTAAACCATGTTTGAGCGCGCCTTTTACTTTCGCGGTATCGCCTTCAGCATCAGCTTCTGCAACTAATGTTGTAATTGCTGTTGAAAAACCGATTCCAATTGACATGGCAATGAACAGAAAACTATTACCTAATGAAACTGCTGCAAGTTCCGCAGTTCCTAATTGACCAACCATTGCATTATCTACAAAACCGACAAATGTATGTCCTAGCATTCCCAAGATAATTGGAGATGCAAGCTTCAAATTATAGGCAAATTCTCTGGTGTAGTTTTGTAAAATCACTGGTTATTTTTTCAAATGGCAAATATAGTCCACTTTTGCTTTTACAGCTACATTTCTAGCCTAATTTATCCTTTCCATTTTATAAATTGAACAGCTATAATTTGTAAACTGTGTACTAGACTCCTTTTATTTTCGAAATATGAATCGTATTTTTAATATTATAAAAAGGTGAACCCTGAAAAACCTCAAAAAGAGTAAGGACAACTTAAAACTAAAATACCATGAAAAAAGACATTTTAAACATCGTAGGAGCAACAGTTATTTCAAAAGAAAATCAAAGTCAAATAAATGGTGGCGCTGGTTACGATTTATCTAAGTGCGGATGCGATTGCGCAGGACGCGTTACTGGACCAAAATATTGTAAATGGTACACAGCTTGTCCACAAATATATACTTGTTAACAGTATTTAAAAATCTAAATAAAGGTGAACCCAGAAAAACCTCAAAAAGAGTAAGGAAAACAACTTAAAACTTAAATATCATGAAAAAAAACATTTTAAACATCGCAGGAGCAACAGCTATTTCTAAAGAAAATCAAAGTCAAATAAATGGTGGTGCAGGTTGGTCATCAAACTGTAGTGGTTGTGGATGCGATTGCGCAGGACGTGTTACAGGACCAAAATGTTGCCAGTGGACTATTGCTTGTCCTCAAGTGTATACTTGTGGCAGCGAAATATAAGTTTCCAATACATAGCTACGGTTCTGTTTTATGTTGAAGCAGAAAGGAAATAGAAACGATTTTAAACTATCATTTTAGAGTTTATTTGGTATTATATAAATATAACTTAAAGGTGAACCCTGAAAAACCTCAAAAAGAGTAAGGAAAACAACTTAAAACTTAAATATCATGAAAAACAACATTTTAAACATTAAAGGAGCAACAGCTATTTCTAAAGAAGGTCAGAGTCAAATTAATGGTGGTGCAAGCGGATGCAATTCATCAAAGTGCGGATGCGATTGTGCAGGACGTGTTACAGGACCAGCATGTTGTCAATTGATTTGGGGTTGCCTACAAGTATACACTTGTGGTAGCGACATGTAAGTTTCCAATACAAAACTTTAGTAAATTATAGATTTTCAAATAATATCTATAAAATTTAATGAACAAAAAGGCTTCTTGAAACGATTTCAAGAAGCCTTTTATATGTAAAAAATAGATTTCGCAGTTTATATATCTCCAGTTTCACAATCTAGTTGATATGAATCTGTTAGCGTTTTCCTTCCTCCTTTTGGAGTTCTTGAGTTATCAATAGTACATGGCTGTGTAGAATTTTGAACAGTTCCTTTACCAAGAATACTAAATGAATTTATTTTTGCTATTTGTATTTTTTTGAGATTTAAAAGTTTTCGTTTCGTTTTCATATGAGAATTTGTATTAGTTTCATACAAGATACATAACTGTATGTAATGAATGTTGAAATAGTATTGCTGTTTTATAAATTGAACAACCTTTTTAGCGTATTTTTTTGAGAAATGTAGATGGGTTTTCGCCTGTTTTTGATTTGAATGCACGCGAAAATGAACCATGACTCCTATAGCCTACTTCTTTGGCAATTGCCTTTATGGTATACATCCGAAACTTTTTATCATTTTCAAGCCTGTCAAGTGTATATTGAATGCGAAGGTTGTTTAGATATTCTGTAAAAGTCATCTTTTTTTGCGTATTCAAAATACTTGACAAATAGGTTGTATTTGTGTCTATTTTTTTGGCAGTCGCATATAAGTTATATTTTGGATTTAAGTAAAATTCGTGTGTTTCTAAGTTTTTTAATTTTTGAAGAATCTCATCTACAGTTTTATCACTTTTTATAGCATTTTGTGGTGCTGGTTTAGG from Kordia antarctica encodes the following:
- a CDS encoding MATE family efflux transporter; its protein translation is MILQNYTREFAYNLKLASPIILGMLGHTFVGFVDNAMVGQLGTAELAAVSLGNSFLFIAMSIGIGFSTAITTLVAEADAEGDTAKVKGALKHGLILCTIIAIIVFVGAIMSKPLMYIMDQPEEVVDLAIPYLNLVAASLIPLIIFQAFKQFADGLSQTKYAMWATLLANVVNIIINYFLIFGIWIFPKWGIIGAAIGTLVSRIVMLVFIWLLLRYKNKFKEYVTNFNFKEIKKSVLKKIISLGFPSSLQMLFEVGIFTAAIWLSGILGKNSQAANQIALNLSSMTFMVAMGLSVAATIRVGNQKGLRRFGELRRIAFSLFLLVLIIDIFFAIMFMVFNNWFPTLYINETDTVNFVDNQEVIMVAGKLLLVAAFFQISDGIQVVGLGILRGLQDVKIPAFITFFAYWMVGFPTSYYLGLHTEYKSAGIWVGLLVGLTVSAILLYIRFNYLSKKLIKNQAIYGVS